A genomic window from Streptomyces sp. NBC_00234 includes:
- a CDS encoding sensor histidine kinase, with amino-acid sequence MPEPTAPPRRRRRSVRLQLTALYSALFSVTGLLLLGLTYILFRERIGATTVFVVPKSELPSGAVTRLTPSQLAAVASRLRDSALEQLLLMSLIALVVMLLVSVALGWWIAGRVLRPLHTITAAAQRLSAANLHERISLAGPDDELKDLADTFDALMDRLHAAFDAQRRFVANASHELRTPLAVQRAAIQIRLGRAGPDDLPRIQEELLETNRRSERLIEGLLTLATSDRGLDRHESVDVARVAAEAVGQWRPAAADAGLRVELDLRPLPVVGDPVLLHQLVSNLVQNAVRHNVPDGTLSLTTSPRGGLVVRNTGALVPPAEVPGLLEPFRRLSRAGSGAGLGLSIVRSIAQAHGGTVELDALPGGGLEVRVRLATRAATPAAPQPLPA; translated from the coding sequence ATGCCGGAACCCACCGCACCCCCGCGCCGCCGCAGGCGCTCGGTACGGCTCCAACTGACCGCCCTTTACAGCGCGTTGTTCTCCGTCACCGGACTGCTGCTGCTGGGTCTCACGTACATCCTGTTCCGGGAGCGGATCGGCGCGACGACCGTATTCGTCGTACCGAAGAGCGAACTTCCCTCCGGCGCCGTCACCAGACTCACCCCCAGTCAGCTCGCCGCCGTCGCCTCGCGGCTGCGCGACAGCGCGCTGGAACAACTGCTGCTGATGTCGTTGATAGCCCTCGTCGTGATGCTGCTCGTCTCCGTGGCGCTGGGCTGGTGGATCGCGGGGCGGGTGCTGCGCCCCCTGCACACGATCACGGCCGCCGCGCAGCGGCTGTCCGCCGCCAACCTGCATGAGCGGATCTCGCTGGCGGGCCCGGACGACGAGCTCAAGGATCTCGCCGACACCTTCGACGCGCTGATGGACCGGCTGCACGCGGCGTTCGACGCACAGCGCCGCTTCGTGGCCAACGCGTCCCACGAACTGCGCACCCCGCTCGCCGTGCAGCGGGCCGCGATCCAGATCCGGCTGGGCCGGGCGGGTCCGGACGATCTGCCGCGTATCCAGGAGGAGTTGCTGGAGACGAACCGGCGCAGCGAGCGTCTGATCGAGGGGCTGCTCACCCTCGCCACCAGCGACCGGGGCCTGGACCGGCACGAATCGGTCGACGTGGCGCGCGTGGCAGCGGAGGCCGTCGGCCAGTGGCGCCCGGCCGCCGCCGATGCCGGCCTGCGGGTGGAACTCGACCTGCGGCCCCTGCCGGTCGTCGGTGATCCGGTGCTGCTGCACCAACTCGTCTCCAACCTCGTCCAGAACGCCGTCCGTCACAACGTGCCGGACGGCACCCTCTCGCTGACCACCTCGCCGCGGGGCGGGCTCGTCGTCCGCAACACCGGCGCCCTCGTCCCGCCGGCGGAGGTACCGGGACTGCTCGAACCGTTCCGGCGCCTCAGCCGCGCGGGCTCCGGAGCCGGCCTCGGCCTGTCCATCGTCCGCTCGATCGCGCAGGCGCACGGCGGGACGGTCGAACTGGACGCACTGCCCGGCGGCGGACTGGAGGTCCGTGTCCGGCTGGCCACGAGAGCCGCAACCCCCGCCGCCCCCCAGCCGTTGCCGGCATGA
- a CDS encoding ABC transporter ATP-binding protein codes for MEQVVFTARGAASTGGSGLTGPADFPEPEAPRPPRGVRARLRRTARSAADTVLGLGRVIALVWRASPLLTTALGVATVLIGLVPAAVAMTGRLLVNTVVEGAAIHSGDRPDRIGLDLPLPGTTLHLPVLTTVGALTVLAGLQFAIYALSALATAVRSIAQQLLQEKASQSVQLQVMEHAGRLPLAFFEDSRSYDLLRQAQQEASTRPVTMIGGAFHLLQMGVTFLSMVGLLFGLGPVVALAALLAPVPAFVSDSRYSMRSFMVTLWSSPIRRRMEYLSRLLSTDAYAKEVKVYGLGPFLTERFRLLGATAYRGLRRVVVARYLMGNAWSTLTTLVGSLTFLYVAVQAAQGRLSLGDLILYTSAATSVQASIQGIFSGVSSMYENNLYLRKLYELLAVPTHAPPAGADSGRPTAPMPSPLLGHVVLENVTFSYPGADRPALSGLSLDIPPGTTLAVVGRNGAGKSTLIKLLCRLYEPDSGRILLDGTDIRELDPDELRRHVAAMFQDFVSYQASFAENIGLGDMNRAEDRDRIAEAARRGGAAPLAERLPLGYDTALGKWFDTGVELSGGEWQKVALARAFMRDAPLLVLDEPTSALDAEAEHELFARLRELAHGRTTVYISHRFSTVRHADLILLIEDGRPAEQGTHDELMRLGGSYARLFALQASAYTSDSGASAGENGAGSPGGVAGGANGAAAGAKAAAIEAALAAKGPGNGHRAPGR; via the coding sequence ATGGAGCAGGTGGTGTTCACGGCGCGCGGTGCAGCGTCGACGGGGGGCAGCGGCCTCACCGGGCCCGCCGACTTCCCCGAGCCGGAGGCTCCGCGCCCGCCGCGCGGCGTACGGGCGCGGCTGCGCCGGACGGCCCGTTCGGCGGCCGACACGGTGCTGGGTCTGGGCCGGGTGATCGCCCTGGTGTGGCGGGCAAGTCCGCTGCTGACCACGGCACTCGGGGTGGCGACCGTGCTGATCGGGCTGGTTCCCGCCGCCGTGGCGATGACCGGCCGGCTGCTGGTGAACACGGTGGTCGAGGGCGCGGCCATCCACTCCGGCGACCGGCCGGACCGGATCGGCCTCGACCTTCCACTGCCCGGTACCACCCTGCATCTGCCGGTGCTCACCACGGTGGGGGCGCTGACCGTGCTGGCGGGGCTCCAGTTCGCGATCTACGCCCTCAGCGCGCTGGCCACCGCGGTGCGGAGCATCGCGCAGCAACTGCTCCAGGAGAAGGCGTCCCAGAGCGTGCAGCTCCAGGTCATGGAGCACGCGGGCCGGCTGCCGCTGGCCTTCTTCGAGGACTCGCGTTCGTACGATCTGCTGCGCCAGGCCCAGCAGGAGGCGTCGACCCGCCCCGTCACCATGATCGGCGGGGCCTTCCACCTGCTCCAGATGGGGGTGACGTTCCTGAGCATGGTCGGGCTGCTCTTCGGCCTCGGGCCCGTCGTCGCCCTGGCCGCGCTGCTCGCCCCGGTGCCCGCGTTCGTCTCCGATTCCCGCTACAGCATGCGCAGTTTCATGGTGACGCTCTGGTCCTCGCCGATCCGTCGCCGCATGGAGTACCTGTCGCGGCTGCTGTCCACGGACGCGTACGCCAAGGAGGTCAAGGTCTACGGCCTCGGCCCGTTCCTCACGGAGCGCTTCCGGCTCCTGGGCGCGACCGCCTACCGGGGGCTGCGCCGGGTCGTCGTCGCCCGCTATCTCATGGGCAACGCATGGTCGACGCTGACCACCCTGGTCGGTTCGCTGACCTTCCTGTACGTCGCGGTGCAGGCGGCCCAGGGGCGGCTCAGCCTGGGTGACCTGATCCTCTACACCTCGGCCGCGACCTCGGTACAGGCGTCCATCCAGGGGATCTTCAGCGGTGTCAGCAGCATGTACGAGAACAATCTCTATCTGCGCAAGCTGTACGAACTGCTCGCCGTCCCCACGCACGCCCCGCCGGCCGGGGCGGATTCGGGCCGGCCGACGGCCCCGATGCCCTCGCCGCTGCTCGGCCATGTGGTGCTGGAGAACGTGACGTTCAGCTATCCGGGTGCCGACCGCCCGGCCCTGTCGGGTCTCAGTCTGGACATCCCGCCAGGCACCACCCTCGCGGTCGTCGGCCGCAACGGTGCCGGGAAGTCGACGCTGATCAAGCTGCTGTGCCGGCTGTACGAGCCCGACTCGGGGCGCATTCTGCTCGACGGCACCGACATCAGGGAGCTGGACCCGGACGAGCTGCGGCGCCATGTCGCCGCCATGTTCCAGGACTTCGTCTCCTACCAGGCCAGTTTCGCGGAGAACATCGGGCTGGGCGACATGAACCGGGCCGAGGACCGGGACCGCATCGCGGAGGCGGCCCGGCGCGGCGGGGCGGCGCCGCTCGCCGAACGTCTTCCCCTGGGGTACGACACCGCGCTCGGAAAGTGGTTCGACACCGGGGTGGAGCTGTCCGGCGGGGAGTGGCAGAAGGTCGCCCTCGCGCGGGCGTTCATGCGCGACGCCCCGCTGCTGGTCCTGGACGAGCCGACGTCCGCGCTCGACGCCGAGGCGGAGCACGAACTCTTCGCGCGGCTGCGGGAGCTGGCCCACGGGCGCACCACGGTGTACATCTCGCACCGCTTCTCCACCGTGCGGCACGCCGATCTGATCCTGCTGATCGAGGACGGCCGTCCGGCCGAGCAGGGCACCCATGACGAGCTGATGCGGCTGGGCGGCTCGTACGCCCGGCTCTTCGCGCTCCAGGCGTCGGCGTACACCTCGGACAGCGGTGCGTCCGCCGGGGAGAACGGGGCGGGGAGCCCCGGTGGCGTAGCCGGCGGAGCCAACGGAGCCGCTGCCGGCGCCAAGGCCGCCGCCATCGAGGCCGCGCTCGCCGCGAAGGGGCCGGGCAACGGCCACCGGGCCCCGGGCCGGTAG
- a CDS encoding S9 family peptidase, translating into MTQPPLIPRAVLFGNPDRMSPSLSPCGRFLAHLAPDGRGVLNVHAGPWRERDFRPVTADTGRGVRAFAWSGDGRGLLYVQDRDGDENTHLYVADPAGREPVRDLTPYEGVQARIVAIDPRFPDRVLIGLNLRDRSRHDAYRLDPATGKLELAARDEGFTRWVADDRLRVRGAVRAEEDGSAVLLVRAEEDAPWRVLHRVGQEDAPALRPFGFTTGGRHLLLFSSLGSDTARLLRLDTVTGESEVLYEDPQYDIEGVGVHPVTGLPQFVLVRRERNDIEVLDPSLAADFEVLRAAARGDVTVLGRDLADRHWLVQHNADDRPAGYRVLHRETGRTDFLFSHLPALDGHRLARVEPFSFRARDGLRVHGYLTFPPGADRPLPAVLCVHGGPWTRDLWGYRSEAQWLANRGYLCVQVNFRGSTGYGKRFTNAGDREWGGRMQDDLQDAVRHTVALGHTDPDRVAVYGGSYGGYAALVAAAFTPDDYRCAVAVAAPSSLTTFIESVPVTWGPMAAMLRRRVGSPETERDFLRSRSPLSVADRIRVPLLIGQGARDPRVRSEESEQLVAALRRNGVPHEYLLFPDEGHGFVRPRNRLAFYAAAERFLARHLGGRYEEV; encoded by the coding sequence ATGACTCAGCCCCCGCTCATCCCGCGCGCCGTGCTCTTCGGGAACCCGGACCGGATGAGCCCGTCGCTCTCGCCCTGCGGACGGTTCCTCGCCCATCTCGCCCCGGACGGCCGGGGCGTCCTCAACGTGCACGCGGGACCCTGGCGGGAACGGGACTTCCGGCCGGTGACGGCGGACACGGGGCGCGGCGTGCGGGCCTTCGCCTGGTCCGGCGACGGCCGGGGCCTGCTGTACGTGCAGGACCGCGACGGGGACGAGAACACCCACCTGTACGTCGCCGATCCGGCGGGGCGGGAGCCGGTCCGCGACCTCACCCCGTACGAGGGGGTGCAGGCCCGCATCGTCGCCATCGACCCGCGCTTCCCGGACCGGGTCCTGATCGGCCTCAACCTCCGCGACCGGTCCCGGCACGACGCCTACCGGCTCGACCCGGCCACCGGGAAGCTCGAACTCGCCGCCCGTGACGAGGGGTTCACCCGCTGGGTGGCCGACGACCGGCTGCGGGTACGCGGAGCGGTCCGTGCGGAGGAGGACGGCTCCGCCGTGCTGCTCGTCCGCGCGGAGGAGGACGCCCCGTGGCGGGTACTGCACCGCGTCGGCCAGGAGGACGCCCCGGCGCTGCGGCCGTTCGGATTCACCACGGGAGGCCGCCATCTGCTGCTGTTCTCCTCGCTGGGCTCCGACACCGCGAGGCTCCTGCGGCTCGACACCGTGACAGGGGAGTCCGAAGTCCTCTACGAGGACCCGCAGTACGACATCGAAGGGGTCGGCGTGCACCCGGTCACCGGGCTGCCCCAGTTCGTCCTCGTACGGCGCGAACGCAACGACATCGAGGTGCTGGACCCGTCCCTGGCCGCCGACTTCGAGGTGCTGCGGGCCGCCGCTCGCGGGGATGTCACCGTGCTCGGCAGGGACCTGGCGGACCGGCACTGGCTGGTGCAGCACAACGCCGACGACCGGCCGGCCGGCTATCGCGTCCTGCACCGGGAAACGGGCCGGACCGACTTCCTGTTCAGCCACCTCCCGGCTTTGGACGGCCACCGGCTGGCCCGGGTGGAGCCCTTCTCGTTCCGCGCCCGCGACGGACTGCGGGTGCACGGCTACCTCACCTTCCCGCCCGGTGCCGACCGGCCGCTGCCCGCCGTGCTGTGCGTCCACGGCGGACCCTGGACCCGAGATCTGTGGGGCTACCGGTCGGAGGCCCAGTGGCTGGCCAACCGTGGCTACCTGTGCGTCCAGGTCAACTTCCGCGGCTCCACCGGCTACGGCAAGCGGTTCACCAACGCGGGCGACCGCGAGTGGGGCGGCCGGATGCAGGACGACCTCCAGGACGCGGTCCGGCACACCGTCGCGCTCGGCCACACCGACCCGGACCGGGTCGCCGTGTACGGCGGCTCGTACGGGGGGTACGCGGCGCTCGTCGCAGCGGCGTTCACCCCCGACGACTACCGCTGCGCGGTCGCGGTGGCCGCCCCGTCCTCGCTGACCACCTTCATCGAATCCGTACCCGTCACCTGGGGTCCGATGGCGGCCATGCTGCGCCGTCGCGTCGGCTCGCCCGAGACGGAGCGCGATTTCCTGCGGTCCCGGTCTCCGCTGTCCGTCGCGGACCGCATCCGCGTTCCGCTCCTGATCGGCCAGGGGGCGAGGGACCCGCGGGTGCGGAGCGAGGAGTCCGAGCAGCTGGTGGCCGCGCTGCGGCGCAACGGCGTCCCGCATGAGTACCTGCTCTTTCCCGACGAGGGGCACGGCTTCGTGCGGCCCCGGAATCGACTGGCGTTCTACGCGGCGGCCGAACGGTTCCTTGCCCGGCACCTCGGCGGCCGGTACGAGGAGGTCTGA